Below is a window of Nitrosococcus halophilus Nc 4 DNA.
AAAGGAAAAATTAAGGGGGTCGACTTTTGCCAATGATAATTTCCTTGATATGAGCGATAACGGAGCGAGGGTCTTGTGAGGGAGATGTTTTTTGCGGCTTGGTTTCCTCTGGAGTTTGGGTTTGGTTATGTTGTTCTTCTTTTGCTTCCGCCGCTTTGATTACTAATTCCAATCGACCTATGGGCTCTTCTTTTCGTTTCTGCCTGCGCTGGCGCTTGGAGGCTTTATCGCGTTCGTGCCGAAGCCAATTGCTTAAGCCAAAGGCTTTAAATAACGAGGCCGAAATAGTGCGGATTGCAGGGTAACCGCTGTACTCAGCAAATCCAGATTGCTTGGCGATTGGGTGTACAGTGATGATGCCGGCAGCAACTAGGTCGTGGATGGCGCGCTCGGCACGCCTTAGGCCGATGCCACACAGGGCCGCAATGCGCTCCATGCCGATTCCAGAAAATGAGCCATCCTCCCAAGGGATGCCAACACGAAGAGTCACTAGATCGAGATAGTGGGTCAGACAACTTAAGACCTGGAGACAGGCCTCTCTCCGCTCGCTACGCTGCTTCCGGTCACTTCCATTAGCGAGGTTAAGGGAGGGTAAAATGGCTTCTGGATCATGGTAATAAGCGCGGATCTTCTCACTAAGCTTGCACAGAATACGCGGGCGCTCTTTATGATTTTCTGGAGGCGAAAACCACCGTGGATTAGCGGGGTTGTGGCCGCAACCATTGCCGCTCGGAGTAAAAGTATCGAAATTATTGTTGTTTTCCGCTATTCTATTCATCTAGAACGTTTCGAGAGGCTCCACTTGCCTCTACTTACGATGTAAAGCATCTTGAGCCCCTATCTGCCTTTATCTAGGGTGTCTCAGGGAACAGGCCTCCGAGACGTTTGCTACGTTAATTGGAGGCCAGGTGTGCCAGCACCTGGCCTTTTTATTTTTTAGTATTACCCCGGGCCAGGTGTGTGCCAGCACAACTAACCCTAAAATTTACAATAAGATTACAATTAAATACTTCTTTAAACCTTAATTTGAGAAAACTGTCATATTTTCTGCTTTGATTTAGCGTCCTTGTTCTGAGTCCCCTTATTAAAAATAGCTGCACCGATTACAGCTGGCCTAGGCGCCAATTAATTGTTTTTTTCATGGTAAGAGCCTTTCAGCCGTGCTTATTTAAGCTAGGATTTCTTCACTACCGTTCATTTTGTGCTCATTTCCGTATCCACTCGATAGATCGAGGACACACTGTGAAAAGCCAAGCTTTCTTGCAAACCTTGCTGCAGCATCAAGCGATTTGAAGACTCGGGCATGCCCCCTCTGGGCTCGCAGGATTTTCTCGGACATGCCATAGCGGACCACCATGGCAAAGCCACCCGGCACACCTGCAATCCGGATTTGTTCCACCGCACCTGCTTCTGCAAGTACACGCAGTGATGACGCATCAATCAGTTCAGCCATACCCATAATTTAAAGCACAAAAATAAATATATTGCAATATCAAAAACAAAAATTTGATTATTAAAAATTATGAAATGATTTCATATGGTATGATATGATATTACTATTTTGTCAGCTTTTAGTTAGTAAAGCTCTAGTGGGAGGAAAGCAGATATAAGGAAGGTATTAAGCGGACTTTCTTGGCTTCTTGTCCTTATCTTCCAGAAGATCCACCACGCTACAATCTAGCGCCCTGGCAATTCTTCTAAGCGTAGGCAAAGTGACGTTCTCGTTTTCCTCACGCTCAATCTTGCTCAAGCCACTTTGATCTATACGGGCCTCTTTGGCTAGCTGGACTTGAGTCAGTCCAGCGGCTATACGCAACATCTTGATATTTTCGCCTACGCCCATGATCCCACCCCATGGAATGGATATGTTCTACCTTATCTAAGGCGCAAGGATTATATTCCTACTTATATGTGGAATAAAGGGCAATTATAAGCCACCCTAATCGATCAGCTCAGCAGCATGCTCGCCACTCAGCGCACCATGCGCACTTTCTGCCACTCCCGGTCCGCAGTAAATACTGGAAGCCCAAGTTTTAGGCCGAGCACCCAGGTAGGTCCGGTCGCCTAGGGAAAGCCCCAGGGCCTTAGTCGAGGGACGCAGGCGGGCGACGAATAAGCTCGAACCTATTTACGGGCGTCTAGCTCCGGGATCGTGCTGTCGGCCGTCTGTACCTGGAAGCGATGGCGCTTGCCCAACCGGTTGGTGGTGACCCGGTACTTCCGAAACCGGTATTCCGCGTGGCCGTTTCGATCGGCGGCACTCAGCATATCCTGAACGATCACCCCTAGCATCGCTCCTTCGGCCGCTTCCGGCCAGGTGAATTGACGGCTTTTCATAATGCACTTCTGACGCTTTTTGTATAAATTTGTAATAATATGTAATATTATACAACATACAATTAAAGATAATTCCCCATGGCTACCACCAAAGAAGACATCTGGAAAGCCGCCGATGAGCTGGAAATCGCCGGCCAGGCCCCGACACTCGCAGCCGTCCGCAAGGCTCTGGGCGGGGGGTCATTCACCACTATCAGCGAAGCAATGA
It encodes the following:
- a CDS encoding helix-turn-helix domain-containing protein — protein: MGVGENIKMLRIAAGLTQVQLAKEARIDQSGLSKIEREENENVTLPTLRRIARALDCSVVDLLEDKDKKPRKSA